Proteins encoded in a region of the Pangasianodon hypophthalmus isolate fPanHyp1 chromosome 21, fPanHyp1.pri, whole genome shotgun sequence genome:
- the clcn2a gene encoding chloride channel protein 2a isoform X3 produces MNYPVLFVTMELNTQVFTYIPVCFYFLLLKEEPFEGTKNELRNTEMLSAACAVGVGCCFAAPIGGVLFSIEVTSTFFAVRNYWRGFFAATFSAFIFRVLAVWNKDEETITALFKTRFRLDFPFDLQELPAFAVLGIASGFGGALYVYLNRLIVESMRKQKTINKFLLKKRLVYPAVVTLLISTLTFPPGFGQFMAGELTQHESLVALFDNQTWYKQGVSEEFEYSSQPQAWKHPQVSVFITLLLFIVMKFWMSAVATTMPVPCGAFMPVFLIGAAFGRLVGESMAAMFPEGIHSDSTVYPIVPGGYAVVGAAALSGAVTHTVSTAVIVFELTGQISHILPVMIAVILANAVAQSLQPSLYDSIIRIQKLPYLPELGWGQEKYNIRVEDIMVRDVRYITLSSTYRDVQEALVTGQLKTLALVESKESMILLGSIERSQLQFLLSEQLGRGRRLEYLRERAQDNGAHVPSSFSQNSSPKACRGVRFLISTEESSYSPTLTNSQIPLKSALKTVSSISNTDSLSSSPSPSCGEPVKEQVEEAPNVEDDMSTTEMSLPQIAEWEEQQLEEAVCFNNCKIDPAPFQLVERTSLHKTHTIFSLLGLDHAYVTSTGRLVGVVSLKELRKAIEGSVTVTGVKVRPPLASFRDSGTSSSVSEVTELHKLWSRHKSLSLPREPKTAAELCDELEHPSESSVMNETDCTEVLHSEDQSEASVAEETQSELENFSENFSEPAEENGSVQNEELTCEVNPSNAEDQPE; encoded by the exons GTGTGTTGTTTAGTATCGAAGTGACGTCTACGTTTTTTGCCGTGAGAAACTATTGGAGAGGATTTTTCGCAGCAACGTTCAGCGCCTTCATCTTCAGAGTGCTGGCCGTGTGGAACAAAGATGAAG AGACGATCACGGCTCTGTTTAAAACGCGATTTCGTCTGGATTTTCCGTTCGACCTGCAGGAACTCCCGGCCTTCGCTGTGCTGGG aaTCGCAAGTGGATTCGGAGGCGCGCTGTACGTTTACCTGAACAGGCTGATCGTCGAGTCGATGAGGAAACAGAAAACCATCAATAAGTTTTTGCTAAAAAA GCGGCTGGTGTATCCTGCTGTCGTCACTCTTCTCATATCAACTCTCACTTTTCCTCCAGGATTTGGGCAGTTCATGGCCGGAGAG CTCACTCAGCACGAGTCGCTCGTGGCGCTGTTCGACAACCAGACGTGGTACAAGCAGGGCGTGTCTGAGGAGTTCGAGTACTCGAGTCAGCCTCAGGCCTGGAAACACCCGCAGGTCAGCGTCTTCAtcaccctcctcctcttcatcgtCATGAAG tTCTGGATGTCAGCCGTTGCGACGACGATGCCAGTACCGTGCGGCGCCTTCATGCCTGTTTTCCTCATAG GTGCTGCGTTTGGTCGCTTGGTGGGTGAAAGCATGGCGGCCATGTTCCCCGAAGGCATTCACAGCGACAGCACCGTGTATCCCATAGTTCCCGGCGGCTACGCTGTTGTAG gtgctGCGGCGCTTTCCGGAGCGGTCACACACACCGTGTCCACAGCGGTGATCGTGTTCGAGCTGACCGGTCAGATCTCGCACATCCTGCCCGTGATGATCGCCGTGATTCTGGCCAACGCCGTGGCTCAGAGTCTCCAGCCGTCGCTGTACGACTCCATCATCAGGATCCAGAAACTTCCGTACCTGCCGGAACTGGGCTGGGGCCAGGA GAAGTATAATATCCGCGTGGAGGACATCATGGTGCGAGACGTACGTTACATCACGCTGTCTTCTACGTACCGGGACGTGCAGGAGGCGCTGGTGACCGGGCAGCTGAAAACTCTCGCTCTTGTGGAGTCTAAAG AGTCGATGATCCTGCTCGGCTCTATCGAGCGTTCTCAGCTCCAGTTCTTGCTCTCAGAGCAGCTCGGTCGAGGTCGACGGTTGGAGTACTTGAGAGAACGAGCGCAGGACAACGGCGCCCACGTCCCCTCGTCGTTTTCCCAGAATTCCTCACCGAAAGCTTGTCGCGGCGTCCGCTTCCTG ATTTCCACGGAGGAATCCTCGTACAGTCCGACTCTCACCAACTCCCAGATTCCCCTCAAGTCCGCGCTGAAGACCGTCTCGTCCATCAGCAACACCGACAGCCTGAGCA GTTCTCCGAGTCCGTCCTGTGGAGAACCGGTGAAGGAGCAGGTAGAG GAAGCCCCTAACGTCGAGGATGACATGTCGACAACAGAG ATGTCTTTACCCCAGATAGCTGAGTGGGAGGAGCAACAGCTGGAAGAAGCCGTCTGCTTTAACAACTGCAAGATAGACCCCGCCCCCTTCCAGCTCGTCGAACGCACGTCTTTGCACAAA ACGCACACCATTTTCTCGCTGCTCGGTCTGGATCACGCTTACGTCACGAGCACCGGGAGACTCGTCGGAGTCGTCTCTTTGAAAGAG CTACGCAAAGCCATCGAGGGCTCTGTAACGGTCACAGGCGTGAAGGTCCGCCCCCCTCTGGCGAGTTTCCGTGACAGCGGGACCAGCAGCAGCGTTTCCGAAGTAACCGAGCTCCACAAGCTCTGGAGTCGCCACAAGAGCCTGTCGTTGCCGCGGGAACCCAAAACAGCCGCCGAGCTCTGCGACGAGCTGGAGCATCCGTCCGAGAGCAGCGTAATGAACGAGACGGACTGCACCGAGGTCTTACACAGCGAGGACCAATCAGAAGCCTCGGTGGCGGAGGAGACCCAGTCGGAGCTCGAGAACTTTTCAGAAAACTTTTCCGAACCGGCCGAAGAAAACGGCTCGGTCCAAAACGAGGAACTCACGTGCGAGGTTAACCCGTCAAACGCGGAGGACCAGCCGGAATGA